One Polynucleobacter sp. MG-5-Ahmo-C2 genomic window carries:
- the groL gene encoding chaperonin GroEL (60 kDa chaperone family; promotes refolding of misfolded polypeptides especially under stressful conditions; forms two stacked rings of heptamers to form a barrel-shaped 14mer; ends can be capped by GroES; misfolded proteins enter the barrel where they are refolded when GroES binds) — MAAKDVVFGDSARTKMVEGVNILANAVKTTLGPKGRNVVMERSFGGPTITKDGVSVAKEIELKDKLQNMGAQMVKEVASKTADIAGDGTTTATVLAQSIVREGMKYVVSGHNPMDLKRGIDKAVTAALEELKKISKPCTTTKEIAQVGSISANSDHSIGQRIAEAMEKVGKEGVITVEDGKSLEDELEVVEGMQFDRGYLSPYFINQPEKQVAVLESPYVLLFDKKVSNIRDLLPVLEQVAKSGRPLLIIAEDVEGEALATLVVNNIRGIIKTCAVKAPGFGDRRKAMLEDIAILTGGTVIAEEIGLTLEKTTLEHLGQAKRIEIGKENTIIIDGAGDAKAIEARVKNIRVQIDEATSDYDKEKLQERVAKLAGGVAVIRVGAATEVEMKEKKARVDDALHATRAAVEEGIVPGGGVALIRAMQGIKGLKGDNADQDAGISIVLRAMEEPLRIIVSNAGDEASVVVNAVLASKGNNGYNAATGEYGDLVAQGVIDPTKVTKTALVNAASVAALLLTTDCAICEAPKDESAGGGMPDMGGMGGMGGMM, encoded by the coding sequence ATGGCAGCAAAAGACGTTGTATTTGGAGATAGCGCCCGTACCAAAATGGTAGAAGGCGTCAACATTCTCGCAAACGCAGTAAAAACAACCCTGGGACCAAAAGGACGCAACGTTGTTATGGAGCGTTCATTTGGCGGTCCTACGATTACTAAAGATGGCGTATCTGTAGCAAAAGAAATCGAGCTCAAAGATAAGTTGCAAAACATGGGTGCGCAGATGGTTAAGGAAGTTGCTTCCAAAACTGCTGACATCGCTGGTGACGGTACAACTACCGCTACTGTCTTGGCCCAGTCCATCGTACGCGAAGGTATGAAATACGTTGTTTCAGGCCATAACCCAATGGACCTCAAGCGCGGTATTGATAAAGCAGTAACTGCCGCTCTTGAAGAACTCAAGAAAATTAGCAAGCCTTGCACAACTACTAAAGAAATCGCTCAAGTTGGCTCTATTTCAGCTAACAGTGATCACAGCATTGGTCAGCGCATTGCTGAAGCAATGGAAAAAGTAGGTAAAGAAGGCGTGATTACCGTTGAAGATGGCAAGTCTTTAGAGGACGAACTTGAAGTAGTAGAAGGTATGCAGTTTGATCGTGGCTACCTCTCCCCATACTTCATCAATCAGCCTGAAAAGCAGGTTGCCGTATTGGAATCACCATACGTTCTCTTGTTCGACAAAAAAGTAAGCAACATCCGTGACTTGCTCCCAGTACTCGAGCAAGTAGCCAAATCTGGCCGTCCATTGCTCATCATTGCGGAAGATGTTGAAGGTGAAGCTTTGGCAACTTTGGTGGTGAATAATATTCGCGGCATTATCAAGACCTGTGCTGTTAAGGCTCCTGGCTTTGGAGATCGCCGGAAAGCAATGCTGGAAGATATCGCGATTTTGACTGGTGGCACCGTCATTGCGGAAGAAATTGGCCTCACGCTCGAGAAAACAACTCTTGAGCACTTAGGTCAAGCTAAGCGAATTGAAATTGGCAAAGAAAACACCATCATTATTGACGGTGCTGGTGATGCTAAAGCGATCGAGGCTCGCGTGAAGAATATTCGCGTGCAGATTGATGAAGCTACTAGCGACTACGACAAAGAAAAATTGCAAGAGCGCGTTGCCAAGTTGGCAGGCGGTGTTGCAGTGATTCGTGTTGGAGCTGCTACTGAAGTGGAGATGAAAGAAAAGAAAGCCCGTGTTGATGATGCATTGCATGCAACCCGTGCGGCCGTGGAAGAAGGTATTGTTCCTGGCGGTGGCGTGGCTTTGATTCGTGCAATGCAGGGTATCAAAGGTCTAAAAGGTGATAACGCTGATCAGGACGCTGGTATCAGCATCGTATTGCGTGCTATGGAGGAGCCACTCCGCATCATCGTATCGAACGCTGGTGATGAGGCAAGTGTAGTTGTCAATGCAGTATTGGCCAGCAAGGGCAACAACGGTTACAACGCAGCCACTGGCGAATACGGTGATCTCGTAGCTCAAGGTGTGATTGACCCAACTAAAGTAACTAAAACTGCTTTGGTAAATGCAGCTTCTGTTGCAGCCCTGTTGTTGACAACTGATTGCGCTATCTGCGAAGCGCCAAAAGATGAATCTGCTGGCGGCGGCATGCCTGATATGGGCGGTATGGGTGGTATGGGTGGCATGATGTAA
- a CDS encoding co-chaperone GroES translates to MNLRPLHDRVIIKRLDQESKTASGIIIPDAAAEKPDQGEVLAVGPGKRDDSGKLNAPDVKVGDRVLFGKYAGQTVKVDGDELLVMREEDIMAVVQK, encoded by the coding sequence ATGAATTTGCGTCCCTTACATGATCGCGTAATCATCAAGCGTTTAGATCAAGAATCAAAAACTGCTTCCGGAATCATCATTCCTGACGCTGCTGCAGAAAAGCCTGATCAAGGCGAAGTTTTGGCAGTGGGTCCAGGTAAACGCGATGACAGCGGTAAATTAAATGCACCCGACGTCAAAGTAGGCGATCGCGTGTTGTTTGGTAAATACGCAGGTCAAACAGTTAAGGTCGACGGCGATGAGCTTCTCGTAATGCGCGAAGAAGACATCATGGCTGTTGTACAGAAGTAA
- a CDS encoding diguanylate phosphodiesterase has product MSPKSRLYTLVKAWKNKPFQEVRDACGAPWLGISSQALEEHQSWSKRQAISHEPIFNCKGTKLSGSLFRPLLTASDMQLLRLFMEGLDTISYWYRSGRFIPGILPVPTHAIASSGYIDALSDLILNSRLPVGLIALGIPALPESNVTDAFKEGLLRMRRLGVLLHLMNFSGSVEQLHLTSEIEVDGIHIDMSQLRNATLSTGVIKQLRHSPYSTTKVYASNVGLVKDLENAAILQADHCYGGLMMSPLSRHQMLQINDSRIAKAIFSLHPHPQPNQNGDK; this is encoded by the coding sequence ATGAGCCCGAAATCCCGGCTGTACACGCTTGTAAAGGCATGGAAGAACAAACCCTTCCAAGAAGTCCGCGACGCCTGTGGCGCGCCCTGGCTTGGCATTAGCAGCCAAGCACTAGAAGAACACCAATCCTGGTCCAAGCGACAAGCGATTAGCCATGAACCTATTTTTAACTGCAAGGGAACAAAACTGAGCGGCTCATTATTTAGACCACTATTAACAGCCTCAGATATGCAATTACTGCGTTTATTCATGGAAGGCCTCGATACGATTTCCTACTGGTATCGCAGTGGGCGTTTCATTCCTGGCATTTTGCCAGTGCCCACACATGCGATTGCCTCAAGCGGCTACATAGATGCATTAAGCGATCTGATTCTGAACTCACGTCTGCCAGTAGGTCTTATTGCACTGGGTATTCCCGCGCTTCCAGAATCCAATGTTACTGATGCATTTAAGGAAGGTTTATTACGAATGCGCAGGCTAGGCGTCTTGTTGCACTTGATGAACTTCTCGGGGAGTGTCGAACAATTGCACTTAACCTCAGAAATAGAGGTTGATGGAATTCATATTGATATGAGTCAGCTTCGTAATGCAACATTGTCTACAGGTGTAATTAAGCAACTCAGACATTCGCCCTATTCGACCACAAAAGTTTATGCAAGCAATGTAGGCCTTGTCAAAGACTTAGAAAATGCAGCTATCTTACAAGCCGATCATTGCTATGGCGGCTTAATGATGTCGCCACTAAGTCGCCATCAGATGCTCCAGATTAATGACAGCCGAATCGCTAAAGCCATTTTTTCGCTGCACCCTCATCCACAACCAAACCAAAATGGAGACAAGTAA
- a CDS encoding response regulator transcription factor: protein MRKRVMLVDDHPAMLMALKSMLQDQLLFEIVGQAQNGEECLRSIKEVNPNMVILDLDMPKTDGFDVIRRIGLMYPDVRVLVLSSMDEAVYGGRVRSLGGHGFVNKTAGADVILAACVAISQGYNFFTHGKNGNSSLSDNDKLALISDRELQVMKYLGKGNTNQQISDMLHISNKTVATYKTRVFDKLGINNIADLILFCRMNKIIES from the coding sequence ATGAGAAAACGCGTGATGTTGGTAGATGATCATCCAGCTATGCTGATGGCTCTCAAAAGTATGTTGCAAGACCAGCTGTTATTTGAAATAGTAGGACAAGCCCAAAATGGCGAGGAGTGCCTCCGATCTATTAAGGAGGTTAATCCCAATATGGTGATTCTGGATCTGGATATGCCTAAGACTGATGGCTTTGATGTCATTCGACGAATAGGCCTCATGTACCCCGATGTCCGAGTTCTAGTCTTATCTAGCATGGATGAAGCAGTCTATGGTGGCAGAGTTAGATCGCTAGGTGGGCATGGTTTTGTCAATAAAACTGCGGGGGCTGATGTCATCCTAGCAGCCTGTGTTGCTATTTCACAAGGTTATAACTTTTTCACTCACGGAAAAAACGGTAATAGCTCATTAAGTGACAACGATAAGTTAGCGCTGATTTCTGATCGCGAATTACAGGTTATGAAGTATCTAGGAAAAGGAAATACTAATCAGCAAATTTCAGACATGCTGCATATCAGCAATAAGACTGTAGCAACTTATAAGACTAGGGTATTTGACAAGCTTGGCATCAACAATATTGCTGACTTAATCTTATTTTGTCGGATGAATAAAATCATCGAAAGCTAA
- a CDS encoding ATP-binding protein: MTYANPMNSAEQQWIDAHPIVHFSIHEKYEPYLQEEIGGKQAGVFYALLKQLGEFTGQEFLPKWRKTDQEGLQQLVNGEVDFMIDPPALNNGYLKFGSLSKAIFWGHDAILTRNSKSIEGISPANIAYFDRGYENPPIPEHPQTHISTNSGKLIVDLLKNDIEALVLPIRLAHQLVNRLDAPELQLDGLYSREPFAYRWLISNQDGALHSLLSQFLNSLDPIESRHLFALGELSPAPKRSPHWKVLPWLSSFALLILGSFIFWRQLKRQSLQEKISLTLIASKELAEKANAAKSAFLATMSHEIRTPMNAILGVQELLLTSKQFPDNEKTLLKSAHSSAESLLGILNQVLDLSKIEAGKLTLNLEPCCLNTLVDSIHSTFSAMAKKQGLILHTSKDPRIATVLMIDTLRLRQILQNLLSNAIKFTDRGEIYFSINVLADDHAGQLVEFRVIDTGIGMDTEDIKLALQAFEQVPGKTDQQNGTGLGLTITNHLVNSMNSQLYFESTPGFGSNIHFCVAFPRTSIAASRNASADQTTISRKLVSKCPQGQNSPLQALVVEDHPASRQIISLQLQALGIEVSICENANEALELISQQYFDLLLTDQSIPGMQGSELAKRLRSLGHREIVIIGVTADIYALDSRHQFLAAGMNGVLIKPVSLMTLENELSRYFTSQKITGQKEAGNTSEEYSFDIFSKLLKQSPSHILVILDEIKKVHDNSLITLKTEKLDEDVLAHMIHKVKGGAQLLNARRFVECCELLEAKGPLTDRIRSFIQLLEEQNQIIERYKAKHAKH, encoded by the coding sequence ATGACATACGCCAACCCAATGAATTCGGCAGAACAGCAATGGATCGATGCCCACCCCATAGTGCACTTCAGTATTCATGAAAAATATGAGCCCTATTTACAAGAAGAAATTGGCGGCAAGCAGGCTGGTGTCTTTTATGCACTCCTGAAACAACTGGGGGAATTTACTGGTCAAGAATTTTTACCCAAATGGAGAAAGACAGATCAAGAAGGATTACAGCAGCTAGTCAATGGGGAGGTCGATTTTATGATCGATCCGCCAGCTCTTAATAATGGATACCTCAAATTTGGATCTCTGTCTAAGGCGATCTTTTGGGGGCATGACGCCATCCTGACAAGAAACTCTAAAAGCATTGAAGGTATTTCCCCTGCCAATATTGCTTACTTTGATCGTGGATATGAGAATCCACCCATACCCGAGCACCCTCAAACCCATATCTCCACCAATTCTGGGAAGCTCATTGTCGACCTACTCAAAAATGATATTGAAGCCTTAGTCTTGCCTATTCGACTGGCCCATCAGCTAGTCAATAGACTTGATGCGCCAGAGCTACAACTTGATGGCCTATACAGCCGAGAGCCCTTTGCATATCGCTGGCTAATTTCAAATCAAGATGGTGCTTTGCATAGCCTATTAAGTCAATTTTTAAATAGTTTAGACCCCATTGAATCACGCCATCTATTTGCTCTTGGAGAATTGAGCCCCGCCCCAAAAAGAAGTCCCCACTGGAAAGTTCTTCCGTGGCTATCAAGTTTCGCACTCTTAATACTTGGTAGTTTCATATTTTGGCGCCAGCTAAAAAGACAATCCCTCCAAGAGAAAATATCTTTAACCCTTATTGCCTCTAAAGAGTTGGCTGAAAAAGCGAATGCAGCCAAATCTGCCTTTCTTGCAACGATGAGTCATGAAATTCGGACTCCGATGAATGCCATATTAGGGGTGCAAGAGCTGCTTCTGACAAGCAAGCAATTTCCTGATAATGAAAAAACATTACTAAAGAGCGCCCATTCATCGGCCGAGTCTTTGCTGGGCATACTTAATCAGGTATTGGACCTTTCAAAGATTGAGGCGGGCAAGCTCACTCTCAATTTAGAGCCTTGTTGTCTAAATACTCTTGTTGACAGTATTCATTCAACATTTTCAGCGATGGCAAAGAAGCAGGGCCTGATCTTGCATACATCTAAAGATCCACGTATTGCTACCGTCTTAATGATCGATACTTTACGGCTCCGTCAAATTCTGCAAAATCTTCTAAGTAATGCCATTAAATTTACCGATAGAGGTGAAATCTACTTTTCTATCAACGTGCTAGCAGATGATCACGCGGGCCAGTTAGTTGAATTTAGAGTCATCGATACTGGAATTGGCATGGATACCGAAGATATCAAGCTAGCGCTACAAGCTTTCGAACAAGTCCCAGGTAAAACAGATCAGCAAAATGGTACCGGGCTTGGCCTAACCATTACCAATCATTTAGTTAACTCTATGAACAGCCAGCTCTACTTTGAAAGTACCCCTGGCTTTGGCAGCAATATACATTTTTGCGTCGCCTTCCCACGGACTAGCATTGCCGCATCTAGGAATGCCTCTGCAGACCAAACTACGATCTCGCGCAAACTGGTATCCAAATGCCCTCAGGGTCAAAATAGCCCACTTCAAGCATTAGTAGTTGAAGATCATCCTGCAAGTCGACAGATTATTTCTTTGCAATTGCAAGCCTTGGGTATTGAAGTCAGTATTTGTGAAAATGCAAACGAAGCTCTTGAATTGATATCTCAACAGTATTTTGACCTTCTTCTCACGGACCAGTCCATTCCGGGGATGCAGGGTTCAGAGTTAGCAAAACGCCTACGCTCTTTAGGTCATCGTGAAATAGTCATCATTGGTGTTACTGCAGATATCTACGCTTTAGACTCTAGGCATCAATTTCTTGCCGCTGGTATGAATGGCGTTCTGATTAAACCTGTGAGTCTTATGACCTTAGAAAATGAGCTAAGCCGCTATTTCACCTCTCAAAAAATCACAGGGCAAAAAGAGGCGGGGAATACTTCAGAAGAGTATTCCTTTGATATTTTCTCCAAGCTCTTAAAACAAAGTCCAAGCCATATTTTGGTCATACTAGATGAAATTAAAAAGGTTCATGACAATAGTCTTATTACACTGAAAACAGAAAAGCTAGATGAAGATGTTCTGGCACACATGATTCACAAGGTGAAGGGTGGGGCCCAGCTCTTAAATGCCAGGCGTTTTGTAGAGTGCTGTGAATTATTAGAGGCAAAGGGACCCTTAACCGATAGGATCAGATCATTCATCCAGTTACTAGAAGAACAAAATCAGATTATCGAGCGTTATAAAGCAAAGCATGCCAAGCATTAA
- the dacB gene encoding D-alanyl-D-alanine carboxypeptidase/D-alanyl-D-alanine-endopeptidase, with the protein MLHLLNRSLSVALAILWIGGPLFAIDAEAKEVIKTLPRSVSSSLDRNQIPIEAVSVSVIEIEPAYPGKHVSKDILSWRAAEAMNPASTMKILTTLAGLDILGPQYRWRTNIYTDGVIRQGTLKGNLYLQGTGDPKLIPEELAKLMKSLQALGIQKIDGNLFFDRSAYAPSVMEHNTIDGEALRAYNVPPDPLLYAFRTLSFQLSKSRTADFIDISYTPALSRLKVDNQMQLVDRACDNWKSNILFNLDPEASNKTDQLVVAQFSGAFPNTCRDVNYNVVALDANTFLTQGFAAAWELSGGTWRNPPVGKNGNVPLAARLLLQFEGINLADDVLDINKYSNNVMARQVLLTLALEKMGKPATTSNGELVIQSWLKQNGLDFPGLVIENGSGLSRNEAISTEQMNQLLFTARNLPVGNIFYNSLPIAGTDGTMKNRLMAQLRKFLHLKKKPEVRMKTGSLVDVRAISGYVISKSGKMYAVSSFINHPNAWRGLEAHDQLLSWLMEDGPEPKHAR; encoded by the coding sequence ATGCTGCATCTTTTGAATCGATCTCTCTCGGTAGCTTTGGCAATCCTCTGGATTGGGGGTCCTCTCTTTGCAATTGACGCAGAAGCTAAGGAAGTTATTAAGACGCTGCCTCGGTCAGTTTCCAGCAGCTTAGACCGAAATCAAATTCCCATTGAGGCTGTGAGTGTCTCGGTCATCGAGATCGAGCCAGCTTATCCTGGCAAGCATGTATCTAAAGATATTCTGAGTTGGCGCGCCGCTGAGGCCATGAACCCGGCTTCAACAATGAAGATCCTAACAACACTTGCAGGCTTAGATATTCTAGGGCCGCAATATCGTTGGCGAACGAATATCTATACTGATGGCGTTATTCGCCAGGGAACTCTGAAAGGGAATTTATATCTACAAGGTACAGGTGATCCGAAGTTGATCCCAGAAGAGCTGGCCAAACTAATGAAATCCCTCCAAGCCCTTGGAATTCAAAAGATAGATGGCAATTTATTCTTTGATCGAAGCGCCTATGCGCCTAGCGTGATGGAGCACAACACGATCGACGGCGAAGCCCTGCGCGCATATAACGTTCCGCCTGATCCACTGCTCTATGCGTTCAGAACACTCTCATTTCAGTTAAGCAAATCTCGCACAGCTGACTTTATCGATATCAGCTATACGCCAGCACTATCGCGACTGAAGGTTGACAATCAAATGCAGCTAGTGGATCGAGCCTGTGATAACTGGAAAAGCAATATCCTCTTCAACTTAGATCCTGAGGCCTCAAACAAAACAGATCAATTGGTAGTGGCACAGTTTTCAGGAGCCTTTCCAAATACTTGCAGAGACGTAAACTACAACGTCGTTGCGCTAGATGCCAATACTTTTCTTACACAAGGCTTTGCCGCGGCCTGGGAGTTATCCGGTGGCACATGGCGGAATCCTCCCGTCGGAAAAAATGGCAATGTACCTCTTGCAGCAAGGTTACTTCTGCAGTTTGAAGGCATCAACCTCGCTGATGATGTGTTAGATATCAATAAGTATTCAAATAATGTCATGGCACGCCAAGTTCTTTTGACCTTAGCGCTAGAAAAAATGGGGAAGCCGGCTACGACCTCTAATGGTGAGTTAGTCATTCAGAGTTGGCTTAAGCAAAATGGCTTAGATTTTCCTGGTCTCGTCATTGAAAACGGTTCGGGCCTATCTCGCAATGAAGCCATCTCAACAGAACAAATGAACCAACTCTTGTTCACTGCGCGCAATCTGCCAGTAGGGAATATTTTTTATAACAGTCTGCCGATAGCTGGTACCGATGGCACGATGAAAAATCGCCTCATGGCTCAGTTGCGTAAATTTCTCCATCTCAAGAAAAAGCCAGAAGTCAGAATGAAAACCGGTTCATTGGTGGATGTACGCGCCATCTCTGGCTATGTGATCAGCAAATCGGGAAAGATGTATGCAGTGAGCTCATTCATCAACCATCCAAATGCTTGGAGAGGCTTAGAGGCACACGATCAATTACTGTCGTGGCTAATGGAAGATGGCCCAGAACCAAAACACGCACGCTGA
- a CDS encoding L-threonylcarbamoyladenylate synthase — MFADSTPLQSSAVINEAVQTLRDGGLVAFPTETVYGLGADAKNPEAIKKVFSTKGRPTSHPLIVHLAAPDKFDQTQVDWVSVLAPWVRDLSEDALTLVNTFWPGPLTLVFKKDKSVLNELTGGQDTVAIRAPAHPIAQELLRKFKGGVVAPSANRFGKVSPTSAADVRNEFEGILDLMILDGGNCEVGIESTIIDMSSGDKAVLLRPGVITPKEIFAMTGVKVYQDGGVKREGDDVNLADLSPRVSGSLKAHYAPTTPLRLYAPGRVLDALSEFPDTKSRVAVVVWDSESSLVLEDHPSIDAEEVVISSDATTFASRLYRSLRDLDQQGWDLILFPEPPSGEEWDGVRDRLQRACFGSGPSSISHDSN; from the coding sequence ATGTTCGCTGATAGTACCCCACTGCAATCTTCTGCGGTGATCAACGAGGCGGTCCAGACCTTACGCGATGGTGGTTTAGTCGCTTTTCCAACGGAGACTGTATATGGCCTTGGTGCAGATGCCAAGAATCCCGAGGCCATCAAAAAAGTCTTTAGCACTAAAGGCCGACCTACTAGTCATCCCTTGATTGTGCATCTAGCAGCACCTGATAAATTTGATCAGACTCAAGTGGATTGGGTATCAGTGCTGGCGCCGTGGGTAAGGGATCTATCCGAAGATGCGCTAACACTGGTGAATACTTTTTGGCCCGGCCCTCTCACTTTGGTCTTTAAAAAAGACAAGAGTGTTCTGAATGAATTAACCGGTGGTCAGGATACGGTAGCCATACGCGCGCCTGCGCATCCGATTGCTCAAGAGTTATTGCGAAAGTTCAAAGGTGGCGTAGTTGCTCCATCTGCTAATCGTTTTGGCAAAGTATCTCCTACTAGTGCAGCTGACGTCCGAAATGAATTTGAAGGCATTCTGGATTTGATGATCTTAGATGGCGGCAATTGTGAAGTCGGTATTGAATCAACCATTATTGATATGTCCTCCGGCGATAAAGCTGTTTTACTCCGTCCTGGTGTAATTACGCCAAAAGAAATTTTTGCGATGACTGGAGTTAAGGTCTATCAAGATGGCGGGGTAAAGCGCGAGGGCGATGATGTCAATTTAGCAGACCTCTCACCAAGAGTCTCTGGAAGTCTCAAGGCCCATTACGCTCCAACCACACCCTTGCGCTTGTATGCTCCAGGTCGAGTATTGGATGCCTTAAGTGAATTTCCGGATACAAAATCTCGTGTTGCAGTAGTGGTGTGGGATTCAGAATCCTCTTTAGTTTTAGAGGACCATCCCTCAATTGATGCTGAAGAAGTAGTGATATCGAGCGATGCCACTACTTTTGCTAGTCGCCTATATCGTTCATTACGGGATTTGGATCAACAGGGCTGGGATCTCATCTTATTCCCAGAGCCGCCATCTGGTGAGGAATGGGATGGCGTCAGAGATCGGCTTCAGCGTGCGTGTTTTGGTTCTGGGCCATCTTCCATTAGCCACGACAGTAATTGA
- a CDS encoding 5-(carboxyamino)imidazole ribonucleotide synthase, giving the protein MADRMGPILPGSYLGILGGGQLGRMFTQAAQAMGYKVCVLDPGSDSPAGSVAEKFIQADYTDSAALKEMAALCASVSTEFENVPAQALDELESLGVFVAPRSSCVSLAQNRIAEKKFLAAWKSETNIGPAPHCIIEHAADITHTPADLLPGILKTARMGYDGKGQETVHTLEELTAAWNDFGRVPCVLEKRMELDFEVSALVVRGYDDVVVAYPVSQNIHRDGILHTSTVPAPSLKPAQEKKIIEAAKALIRKIEYVGVLCVEFFVLKNGDIVANEIAPRPHNSGHYTMDACVTSQFEQQVRAMARLPLGDTRQLAPVSMLNLLGDLWFEGGEEKAKEPAWNKVLAHPDAKLHLYGKSAPRIGRKMGHINCLGEALNEARQNCAAVAIELGIEP; this is encoded by the coding sequence ATGGCGGATCGTATGGGGCCCATTTTGCCGGGTTCATATTTGGGAATATTGGGCGGTGGTCAGCTGGGGCGTATGTTTACCCAGGCTGCCCAAGCGATGGGATATAAAGTTTGTGTTTTAGATCCCGGCTCTGATAGCCCTGCTGGTTCTGTTGCAGAAAAATTTATTCAAGCCGATTACACCGACTCTGCTGCCTTAAAAGAAATGGCAGCCTTGTGCGCATCTGTTAGCACTGAGTTTGAGAACGTTCCCGCTCAGGCTTTAGATGAACTGGAGTCCTTGGGTGTTTTTGTGGCCCCACGAAGTAGCTGCGTATCGTTAGCGCAAAACCGTATTGCTGAGAAAAAATTCTTGGCCGCCTGGAAGTCAGAAACCAATATTGGCCCAGCGCCTCATTGCATTATTGAGCATGCTGCAGACATTACTCATACTCCAGCCGACCTCCTTCCTGGAATTTTAAAAACCGCTCGGATGGGTTATGACGGTAAAGGTCAAGAAACTGTTCATACTCTAGAAGAATTGACTGCTGCCTGGAATGATTTTGGGCGCGTGCCATGTGTGCTCGAAAAGCGTATGGAGCTCGATTTTGAGGTTTCTGCTTTAGTCGTGCGCGGATATGATGATGTGGTTGTAGCTTATCCTGTGTCCCAAAACATTCATCGCGATGGGATTTTGCATACTTCCACCGTACCAGCCCCATCACTGAAGCCTGCACAAGAAAAGAAAATTATTGAAGCGGCAAAAGCACTCATACGTAAGATTGAGTATGTCGGAGTTCTCTGCGTTGAGTTTTTTGTACTCAAGAATGGCGATATCGTTGCCAACGAAATCGCACCTCGTCCACATAACTCTGGTCACTACACCATGGATGCTTGTGTGACTAGTCAATTTGAGCAACAGGTAAGGGCAATGGCTCGTCTCCCTCTAGGCGATACCCGCCAACTTGCTCCGGTCTCTATGTTGAATTTACTAGGGGATCTTTGGTTTGAGGGAGGCGAAGAAAAAGCAAAAGAACCTGCCTGGAATAAAGTGCTTGCCCATCCTGATGCAAAGTTGCACCTCTATGGTAAATCTGCTCCACGCATAGGTAGAAAGATGGGCCACATTAATTGTCTAGGCGAGGCGCTAAATGAAGCTCGTCAAAATTGTGCTGCCGTAGCTATTGAATTAGGCATTGAGCCCTAA
- the purE gene encoding 5-(carboxyamino)imidazole ribonucleotide mutase — protein MSKKPVVGIVMGSNSDWDTMQHAAQMLEQFGIAHEAKVLSAHRMPDDMFQYAESAQANGLQAIIAGAGGAAHLPGMLASKTIVPIYGVPVASKYLRGEDSLYSIVQMPKGIPVATFAIGEAGAANAALHVIAGLALHDPDLAKRLAEFRAKQSDTARSMNLPGY, from the coding sequence ATGAGCAAGAAGCCAGTAGTCGGAATAGTGATGGGTTCCAATTCAGATTGGGATACGATGCAGCACGCCGCCCAGATGCTGGAGCAATTTGGTATTGCACACGAGGCTAAAGTACTGTCTGCTCATCGCATGCCTGATGATATGTTTCAATATGCAGAAAGTGCCCAAGCCAATGGCTTGCAAGCCATTATTGCGGGCGCAGGTGGCGCTGCTCACTTGCCAGGCATGCTTGCCTCTAAAACCATTGTCCCCATTTATGGCGTTCCTGTTGCAAGTAAGTACTTGCGCGGTGAAGATTCTCTGTACTCCATTGTTCAAATGCCCAAGGGTATTCCGGTGGCTACTTTTGCCATCGGTGAAGCTGGCGCAGCCAATGCTGCCTTGCATGTTATTGCGGGCCTTGCATTACATGATCCAGACCTTGCTAAGCGTCTCGCAGAGTTTCGTGCAAAGCAATCAGATACTGCACGCTCCATGAATTTGCCTGGATATTAA